The DNA region CTGAAGTTTATATTAATGGATTAGTAGAAGAGGGTGTGATTGTACCAAGTGAATATCCTGATGGATACAATCCTAACTTAGAAATCACTAGATTAGAAATGAGTAAAATGATTGCAAGAGGGTTAGCAAAGGAAAGTTCACAATGGAAAGAAGTATTAACTGGACTTGAACAACTGGACTTTATTAACCTACCCTTTACTGACCAAAGAGAGTTAAACCAAGCTGATCAACCATACGTAGCATTAGCGAATGTTTCTGGTATAGTAAGTGGACGTTCGGATGGAACTTTTGACGCTGATGGTCTAGCAACAAGAGCTCAAGCGTCAGTCATGCTAACTCGTTATCTAGGTGCTAAAGATAAATCACCAGATTTAGATAATTTGTTAGAAACTTTTAAAGGAGAAAAATCAATCCATGATTATTCTAAAGAAGAGTTAGAGTCTTGGATTGATAAAGAAGCAGACTTGGCGAGATTGAGTGATTACTATGTTGATCATGAGCTTTTTGATTCTTTAGCTGAAGTCAATCATTGGGAACGATATCCTAACAAGTATCAAGATGAAACAGAATATATTTTGAAGGAACAACTAGCCACTGCTATAGGGTATATGGGCAAATATTTTAATCGTGATTACACAACAATTGGTGACACTTGGATAAAAGATATTCGTTATTATTATAGGGATGACGTAACTTACAATGGGGTATTCTTTTCAAGGGATGAATTGCCTCAATTGTTTAGCGAATTTGTTGAGGAAACCAAAAATAACAAAGTAATCTCAGAGAATATATTTGTTACTGATATCACAATGTACCATAGCGTGCAGGAGGGACGTCAAACTGGCAAAAGAGTAAGAGGTACACAGTACATTCGATATACTTCAGGAACGAATCTACCAGAAGGGATAGAGTTAAATAAGTGGTATGTTAGAGATCTGGATGTTCAAGTGTATTTCCCAAGAAAAACAGATACAGTTTCATGGAACACTCCTGATTGGGTATTTGAGGAAATCTTCCCAATTACCTCATATGAGGAAGTAAAACAATAGACACTAGCGAGCTGTGGCTCGCTTTGTCTATCAATATCAAACTTTCTTATTAAACAATATGGCGCTTTTCAGAAATAATTCTGAAAAGCGTCTTTTTTTATGTATTGAGAAATCTTGTTCAAATCGGGATAACCACAATGGAAGTTGTTACAAGCAAAATAAAAAAAGAGCTGTCACAGCTCACAAATGTACTTTTAGAACCATATTCTTTTTTCTGCTTTACTAATAATATCTGGGGTACTTTCTACTTTTACGACAGTTTCCTGTGTATTATTTAAATAATGGTTGTTTAGCCAATATACAAGCCCTTCTGTATTTACCAGCAGACC from Bacillus sp. SM2101 includes:
- a CDS encoding S-layer homology domain-containing protein, which codes for EVYINGLVEEGVIVPSEYPDGYNPNLEITRLEMSKMIARGLAKESSQWKEVLTGLEQLDFINLPFTDQRELNQADQPYVALANVSGIVSGRSDGTFDADGLATRAQASVMLTRYLGAKDKSPDLDNLLETFKGEKSIHDYSKEELESWIDKEADLARLSDYYVDHELFDSLAEVNHWERYPNKYQDETEYILKEQLATAIGYMGKYFNRDYTTIGDTWIKDIRYYYRDDVTYNGVFFSRDELPQLFSEFVEETKNNKVISENIFVTDITMYHSVQEGRQTGKRVRGTQYIRYTSGTNLPEGIELNKWYVRDLDVQVYFPRKTDTVSWNTPDWVFEEIFPITSYEEVKQ